GTACCCGGTGGCGTACAACGCATCGAACCCGAACCGGTCGGCGATGCGCGCCGAGATCATGTCGAACACACCCGGCGCAACGGTGAGCTCGCCGGCGCGCACCCTGTCGGCCAGCCAGCTCCTGCGATCGTCTGCGTCGCTCACCCGGCCTCTTCTATCTCGACCACCCGCTTCGAGCGCATGGCGACGTGCTGGGTCTCCCAGCCCGCCGTGGCCTCGCCGACCGACTCGATGCTCCACATGTCGTCGGTGGTGGCGATGTCTGCCGGGGGCCACTCGAGGTACCGCTTGATTCTGTTGCCGCCCACCCAATAGACCTGGGCGGTCGCCTCGCAGCCCTCGGTCAGCAGCCATCCGACCAGGGGCGAGATGTTCGCCGGGTCCCACATGTCGAACGATCCGTCGGTGGGTTCTGCGATGCGTTCTCCGAGGCCTGGCGTTGCCAGGGTCATGCGGGTTCGGGCCGAAGGGGCGATGGCGTTCACCCTGACGCCGTATCGGGCCAGCTCGCGGGCACCCACCACCGACATGGTGGCTATCCCCGATTTGGCTGCGGCGTAGTTGATCTGCCCCGGATTGGAGTGCAGGCCAGATGTCGAGCTGGTGTTGACGATGGATGCGCTGACCTGGTGGCCGGCCTTCGAGCGTTCGCGCCAGTAGGTGGCGGCGTGGCGCATCATCAGCCACGTGCCCTTCAGATGCACCTGGATGACGAGGTCGAATTCCTGCTCGGTCATGTTCACGAGCATGCGGTCGCGAAGGATTCCGGCGTTGTTGACGACACCGTGCAGGTCTCCGAAGGTCTCCACGGCCTGGTTGATGATGCGCTGGCTCGACTCCCAGTCGGCGACCGAGTCGGCGTTGGCGACCGCCTCGCCGCCGGCGGCGCGGATCTCCTCGGCGACCTGCTCGGCGGGGCCTGCGCTGGCACCGGTGCCGTCCTGCTCGCCGCCGAGATCGTTGACCACGACCTTGGCTCCCTCGCGGGCGAACAGCAGTGCATGCTCGCGCCCTACGCCGCGCCCCGCTCCGGTGACGATGATCACCCTTCCGTCCAGCGCCCCCATGTGTTTCCCCCTTCGGTGTCGACCGGCTCGGCCGCCGGTGTGTCGCGCCACGGTACCCGGGTTCAGGTCTTCGGT
Above is a genomic segment from Acidimicrobiales bacterium containing:
- a CDS encoding SDR family oxidoreductase; protein product: MGALDGRVIIVTGAGRGVGREHALLFAREGAKVVVNDLGGEQDGTGASAGPAEQVAEEIRAAGGEAVANADSVADWESSQRIINQAVETFGDLHGVVNNAGILRDRMLVNMTEQEFDLVIQVHLKGTWLMMRHAATYWRERSKAGHQVSASIVNTSSTSGLHSNPGQINYAAAKSGIATMSVVGARELARYGVRVNAIAPSARTRMTLATPGLGERIAEPTDGSFDMWDPANISPLVGWLLTEGCEATAQVYWVGGNRIKRYLEWPPADIATTDDMWSIESVGEATAGWETQHVAMRSKRVVEIEEAG